GCCAGCATCAGCAACAGCAGCGCCTCGTCAATCACCGTCTGGGTTTGGGGCTGGCGCACATGGCCGTAGAGAATGCGGTGGCTGTCCCACACCTGTCGCCCTGGCGCGTGGAATAGGATACGGGCGATCGCCACGGCCTCAGCCCCCGACAGGCGCACAATGCCCACGCTGCCTTGAGCAGGAACGATTGCTGTGGCGATCGCCGCGATGGTGTCTTGTTTCAGAGCAGGAGCCGTCATGACGTGAAATCAAGGGACGCTCTCTTCAATCTACTGGCACTCGCCCCCAAACGCGCAAATGGGTGGATTAACCTGTGATGAACCGCTGTGATGCGCTACTCGCCCCCTATCGGCAGCTTGGCCCCCATCGGCAACCGGATGCAATGACATCACCCCTAAAGTTCGCTTTTAGAGGGCGATCGCACCATAAACGTCCAAATTCTCTTGCTATTGGACTGCTGGAATGATCACTGTTCCGCCCAAGCTAGGGGTTGCAGTAGGCACAGTGGGCCGGGTCGGCAAAGTCCTGACCGTCGGGATAGCGCACGGTTTCAGTAAAACCGCACTGGGCGCAGCGGTAGAGGGCGGCTAGCGTCAGGCTTGTGGGCGCGTGGCAAAGGGCGCAGGGCAATCCAGGCTGGCGATCGCCCACGTCGAAACCGGGCGCGTGGCACTGGGGGCAAGTCTGTTGCAGCTTGCGGATCAGGTCTTGCGTTGCGAGGGCGATCGCCTTCATCCGCGTGGGGTTCATCATGGCCCGCATGTCGGTTTCCAGATGGGCGCGGCCGTGGCGCTTGAGGGTCGCGGTCACGATTTCTCGGAACTGATCTTCCTGCGTGATGCCCTTGTGTATCTCCGTGGGGTCGCTGCCCTCTGCCGCAGGCATCACCACCAGCCCGTGACTGGGAAACCCTGCCGATTGGGCAAATTTCAGCGCCGCCTCCAGGCTGTCTACCTGCTGATGGCTATAGTTGGTGTCTGGCGTAGCGGCGTGGCCTGCGATCTCCAGCCCATGCCGCCGATCGACCAATAGCACCAGTTCTCGATTGAGCGGCACGTAGGGCATCAGCGGATGGGGCCCAAAGCTGCCCTCGCTGGCGATCGCCAACTCTGTTCCCAGCGCTGCCCCCAGATGTTCCAGCGCGTGCATTGCCTTGAGCCGCGCCGTCGCTAGCTGATCTGCCGGCCGCTTGATATCGCGGGTAAACGTACCAAACTGGTCGCTGTCAAACCCATCGGGAACCACGATTTCTAGCGCGAAGGCGGATGTGAGGAGGGGGGCGATCGCCGCCTCCTTGCGATGCATAGTCGCCAAAATAGCCGTGCGTCCGGCAAACCAGTAGGAAGACATCGGGAAGCATGAGAGAAGGAGTGAAGTCCTGAGGCATTATTTTACCTTACCTACCCTGCCATGACCGATCCCGCCAGTCCCCATTGTCCCCATTACCTTGCCACCGTCACCGGAAACCGCAGTTCAAACGGCGTAAACGTGCCCGACGTGACGGGGCGGCCGCGCAAGACTAGCTCGTAAGCGCCAGCGCGAGGGAAAGTGACGGTGGCTCCAGGAATGCCCTGGCGACCTTCGGCAGAAACGGCTTGCAGCGTGGGCGACAGAATGGGCGCATCCCCCTGGCGGCGCGGGCGGGCGTAAACCTCAAGCTGGCAGGTGCAGGCGGAGAGGGGAATCGTCTGGCCGCCACGTCGCGCCAGTGCAAACCAGACCTGGCTGGCAACTCCGGCGCGGGGATTGTCTCGCGGCTCGATATGCACCGTGCCGCCGACCTCGCCCGACACCTGCACCTGATGGGCACTGGCCGGATCGATGGGGGACAGACCAACCCTGCCTGCCGCCATCGACAGACCCAGCAGCGCCAGCAGGCTTGCATTACGAACGACGAGACGGAACTTCAGCATACCATTCCTCCTGACCAAACCACTTCCAGACCCAGCGGCCGCGCAGCAGCAAGACGCTGAGGGTTGCCCCACTGAGGGCGATCGCCCCTGCCCAGTGCCACCCCGTAGGCGACACGCCGAGGTAGGTAGAACCAATGGCAATCGCGTGAATCGTTGCCAGCAGCAGGGCAGGAACCGAAAGCAGGTGCAGCGGCCGCCAGGTTTCCCCCAGCCACTTTTGCGCCCGGTCGAAGCTTGTTAGGGCAGCGGGGAGCATCGCCAGCAGCGCGGCGGCTCCAGCGGCGATCGCCCCTTGGTGTTGTGGCAGCATGAAGGCGATCGCCTGCCAATTCCAGCCCCAGGTGTGTTCTGCCATGTGCAGCGTGTGCGCCGCCGCCAGCACAAACGCGCCTACCCCCAGCGCCCGCCGCACCCTCAGCAGCCCACTCCAGAGACGGCTGAGGGGCCGCGCTACCAGCGCCAGCATTAGGCAAAGCAAACTGGCGTGGCCAGTAAAGTCCGTCATCATGTCGCCCGTCCGCAGCAGCGTCAACAGACCAATGCTCAGCGTCACCCAGCCGCCCAGTCGATAAAACTGGCTGCGCTGATCGGCGCTCAGCCATGCCGCAGACGTGCCCACGCCCAGCATCGTCGGCAGCGTCCCCAGCCCAAAGGCCAGCATGGTGGCGCTGCCCAGCCAGGGATTGCCCGTGTCGGCTGCCTTGATCTGGGCTGCGTAGAGAAAGCCGCAGGGAAACAGACCCCAAACCGCGCCAAGCAGCAGGGGCGTAGCCACATGGGAGCGCTTGCCAAGTCTCTGAATCAGGCGACCGAGCCGCTCGTGCAGCCTGCCCGGCGCCAGCGGATGCAGCAGCGGCACCTTGGGTAGCCCGTTCGGCACAACCTGCACCAGCCCAAACCATACCAGCAGCCCGCCCGTCAGCAGCGCCATTAGCCGCCTCGCCAGACTACCTACGCCCGCGAATTGACCGCCAGCCAGCACAACCGAACCGACTGCACCGATTGCCAGACCCACCAGCGCGTAGCTGAGAACGCGCCCCATATTCAAGAGGACGTGAAAAATAAACTGCTGCCAGGGGGTCGGGGGCTTGTCCTGCACCTTTGCCAGGGAAAACGCCGCCGTCAACGGGCCGCACATTCCCACACAGTGTCCAAAACTCCCCAGAAATCCCAGGGTCATGACTAGCAGCAGATCCACCATGCCTGCTCAACGAAACCTGTATGCTGCAACGAAATACATTCCAAAGCGCTAGAAATTCTCAAGGCGCTAGAATTTCATGGCTCTAAACATGAGGGCTCTAGACGTGAGGACTCTAGACATAAGGCTGATGGCAGGTGAAAGTAGTCAGACGGCGCGATCGCCCTTGACGTTTCGAGGCTCCTCTACCCTAACGGCCGTCCCGTGGGATGTCAAAAGACGGGCTGTCAAAGTTAGACCGCTAGACGGTGGGGGAGAAATTAGCTGGGGCTATTCCCCGCCCAGCAACCGTAGTTAGGCTAAGGCCGCTGCGAGATATCTTCCTGCGGGTCGGCAGCGGTAAGATGAAGAAATATTGCTAACTTGAGGCAACCCATGACGGCGAACGTTGAAATTTACACTTGGAGTACCTGTCCGTTTTGCATTCGCGCCAAGGCTCTGCTGAATAAGAAGGGCGTGGACTTTACGGAATATTGTATTGACGGCGATGAAGCCGCCCGCGCCGAAATGGCAGATCGCGCCAACGGTCGCCGTTCCCTGCCGCAGATCTTTATTGATGGCGTTCATGTCGGTGGCTGCGACGACCTGCACGCGCTGGATCGACAGGGTAAGCTAGACGCGATGCTGGCAGGGGTCTGAGCAAGGGAAGCGGAGGGGCAAAGCGCTGGCTTGATTCTGGGCGATCGGCCACTTTGCTCTCTTGCGCTCTGCCGCTGCCTCGCGCTGTTCTGTTCTGCCCCTCGGTTCACGTCCTCAATCCCCGACTCTCCCGACTCTACTTCCCGACTCTCCCGACTCTATTTATGAAACTTGCCTTCATTATTGATCCGATCCACCGCCTCGATCCAGGCCACGATACCAGCGTGGCGCTGATGGAGGCGGCGCAGCAGATGGGGCATGAGGTGTGGATTACGGAGGCGAATCGGCTGTCGGTGGTGGGCGGCAGGGCCTATGCTCAGCTTCAGCCTGTGCGGTTGGTTCCGGTCGAACTGGTAGAAGGGCGCTGGGTGGCAGCGGAGGTGTGGTTTGAACTGGGCGATCGCCAGTTTTTGCCGCTAGACAGCCTGGATGCGGTGTTCATGCGGACTGATCCGCCTGTGGATATTCCCTATCTGTATGCCACCTACGTGCTGGACTATGTGAACCCAGATAGAACGCGGGTCATCAATGCTCCGGCGGGGCTGCGGGCGGCTAATGAAAAGATGTATGCGCTGCAATTTATGGGAGCAATTCCTGAAACCATCGTCACCGCAGACAAGCAGGTGATTCGCGAGTTTGTGGAGCGGCAGGGCGCAGCCGTGATGAAGCCCCTAGGCGGCAAGGCAGGCGAGGGGATTTTGTTTGCCGAACCGGGCGATCGCAATTTGAACTCCCTCATCGAAATCAGCACCCAGCAGTTTCGCGTGCCCATCATGGTGCAGGAGTATCTACCCGCGGCCAAAGACGGCGACAAGCGCGTGATCTTGCTAAACGGCGAACCCATCGGCGCGGTGAACCGCATCCCTACAGGCAAAGAGTTTCGCGGCAACATGGCGGTGGGCGGGCGCGTGGCGGCAGTGGAGATTACCGAGCGCGATCGCCAAATTTGCGCCCAGCTTGCCCCCACCCTGCGCCGCGACGGGCTGATTTTTGTCGGCATCGACATCATCGGTGGCTACCTCACCGAAGTCAACGTCACCAGCCCCACAGGCATTCGAGAAATCGATCGGCTTAACGATGTGCGCTTGGGGCAGCAGGTGATGGACTGGCTGAGCCAGTCGCAGGGAATAGAGCCGTAGCGTAGTTAATAGAGCCTCATCACTCAAATCCCACAATTTTTGCACTGCGGCACCCTCATCTCTCGTATCTCAAACTACAATCCAGGGTGATGCGTTCTAGTAGGGTCAAATATTGGGATTTGTAAAGACCCTGGCTCTGAGGCGTGTTTTAGAGCCTTTTGATCCCCCCTGGCCCCCCTTGTTAAGGGGGGAACCGGGCCGAGCCGCACCGGAAGTCCCCCTTGTTAAGGGGGAACCGGGCCGAGCCGCACCGGAAGTCCCCCTTGTTAAGGGGGATTTAGGGGGATCGACTCAGGGCAATTAACGGTTCAGAGAGTTTGAAAACACGGTCTAGAGGGCTGAATATCTTTAGAACCAGGGTCGCTTTTCGGAGTATGCAGAAACTACGTATTCAGAAACTACAGAGGCGATACAGGTCTTTACAGCACGCCTGCATCGGGCATTCTGTTTTCGTTCGCTCAATTTTGTTAGCAATGAGGTGAGTTGGATGAGTCAGTTGTGGTATCCATCGGGGCGATCGCCCCTGAAACGACGCAAGTTTTTACAATATGGGGCGATCGCCGCTGGCACGGGCCTCGTCGCAGCCTGCGCGTCTCAAGCGCCAACCTCGACCGAAGCGCCGGCCAGTCCTGCGGCTGGTGCTAGCCCTGCGTCCGGTGAGCTAACCAAAATCACCTACGGCACCAACTGGTACGCCCAGGCAGAACACGGCGGCTTCTATCAGGCGGTTGCCACGGGCTTATACAAAGATGCAGGGCTGGACGTGACCATTAGCATGGGCGGGCCCCAGGTCAACGGCACGCAGTTGCTCATGGGCGGCGCGATCGACTTTTTCATGGGCTACGCCGCCGATGCCATCAAGGCCGTCGAAGAGGGCATTCCCAAAGTCACCGTTGCCGCCATCTTCCAAAAAGACCCGCAAATCCTGATGGCGCACCCCGGCACGGCCGACTCGCTTGAAGACCTGAAGGGTCGCCCCATTTTTATCTCCTCTTCGGCAAACGTGACCTATTGGCCGTTTTTGAGAGCCAAGTTTGGGTTCACCGACGACCAGAAGCGACCCTACAACTTCAACCCTGGCCCATTTTTGCAAGACAAGCAAACCGCGCAGCAAGGCTATCTCAGTTCCGAGCCGCTGGCGATTAAAAAAGAAGGCGGCTTCGACCCCGTGGTATTTCTGATGGCAGACTACGGCTACGAACCGTATTCCACAACCATCGAGTGCAAGCGTGAACTGGTCGAAAGCAACCCCGACTTGGTGCAGCGGTTTGTGGATGCCTCCATCAAGGGCTGGTACAGCTATCTCTACGGCGATCCTTCGCCGGGTAACGAGCTCATCAAGAAAGACAACCCGGAGATGACCGACGAGCAAATAGCCTATGGCATCGAGAAGATGAAGGAATACGGCATTGTCGATTCGGGCGACGCACAGGTGAAAGGCATCGGCGCAATGACCGAGGAACGCTGGAAATCCTTCTATGACACGATGGCGGCAGAGGGCGTGTTTAAGCCGGAAACCGACTATACCCAGGCCTACACGCTCCAGTTTGTCAACAAAGGCCCGGATGCGTATAAGGTCTAAGTCGAGTACGGTGTAAATGAAGCGCAGCCGGTGTAGCGGAATTGGCGCAACTGATTCCGCTGCCCCGCTGCCGAACTAGGCCTATGTAACTAGTCTCGCTCCACTAGCTTTAAGGAACCCCATCGCATGAACACCCCAGCGGCGTTTACGCTCAGCGATGTCAGCAAAGTCTACTCCAATGGCACAGTGGCGCTGCACAATCTCGACCTGACGGTGCATGAGGGGCAGTTTGTCAGCCTGTTGGGCCCGTCGGGCTGCGGCAAAAGCACCGTGCTGCGGATGGTAGCAGGGCTGGGCAAGATGAGTTCGGGCAACCTGTATTGGGGCAGCAGTTCTCAGCGGAAGTTGGCCTACGTCTTTCAAGAGGCGGCGCTGATGCCTTGGGCGACGGTGGAAGACAACGTGGCGCTGCCGCTGAAGCTGGCAGGCCTGTCGAAGAGCGCGGCGCGGGAGGCGGTACAGGAGGCGATCGCCCTCGTTGCGCTGCAAGGCTTTGAAAAGGCCTACCCGCGAGAACTCTCCGGCGGGATGCGGATGCGCGTCTCCATCGCCCGCGCCCTGGTGACAAAGCCAGAAATCTTGCTGATGGACGAACCCTTTGGGGCGCTGGACGAAATGACCCGCAGCAAGCTCAACAGCGACCTGCTGAACCTCTGGGGGCAGAAGCAGTGGACGGTGGTGTTTGTCACCCACAATATCTACGAAGCGGTGTACCTGTCGAATCGTGTGGTGGTGATGGCGGCGCGTCCGGGGCGCGTGGTGGCGGATGTGGCGATCGCCGCTCCCTACCCCCGCACTGAGGAGTTTCGCACCACGCCACTGTTTAACGACTACTGTCGCGACATTTCCAACAGCCTGTCTCGCGCCGCTGGGCAGACGGCTGCATTACACCCCAGCGACAGCGTTTCCGCCAGCGTCGTAAACCAGCCCGCATAGCGCCAACCCGATTTCGCGCCAACTCGATTTCGCGCCAACTCGATTTCGCGCCAACCTGATGTCATAAGGCAGTATTCCGATGGACAATCTGTTTGACGTACCTCGCCAGCCCGAAGCCTCTGCCCCATCCTCGGAATCTGGTCAACCGTCCCAACTGCAACGCCTGCTCTCGCCCGATATCCTGGCTCCGATTCTCGTGGGCCTGTTGATGCTGGCGCTGTGGGAACTTGGCGTGCGCCTGACCAACACCCCCCCCTACATCCTGCCGGGGCCGATTCTGGTGCTGCAAACGCTGGTGCGAGAATGGGGGACGCTGTTCCCCTCGCTGCTGATCACGATGAAAATCACGCTGTTTGCCTTCCTGGCGGCGGTGGTGTCGGGCCTGCTGGTTTCTGTGCTGTTTACCCAGAGCAAGTGGATCGAGCGCAGTTTCTTTCCCTACGCGGTGATTTTGCAGACGACCCCGATTGTGGCGATCGCCCCCCTGATCATCCTCTGGGTGCGGCAGTTGGTTCCGGGTACTGCGTCTACCTTTGTGTCACTGGTCATCTGCGCCTGGCTGGTGGCCTTTTTCCCTATCCTGTCCAACACGACTCTGGGCCTCAACAGCGCCGACCATAACCTAATTAACCTGTTTCAGCTTTATCGCGCTTCCCGCTGGCAAACCCTGCGCTACCTGCGGCTGCCCAGCGCCTTGCCCTATTTCCTGGGCGGCTTGCGAATTAGCGGCGGGCTAGCGCTGATCGGCGCAGTCGTGGCGGAATTCGTCGCGGGCACAGGCGGCACCAGTTCTGGGCTGGCCTACCAAATCCTGATCTCCAGCTTCAACCTCCAGATTCCCCGCATGTTTGCTGCCCTCTTGCTGACCACCGTACTGGGCATCCTGATTTTTGTCTTGCTGACGATGCTCTCCGACCGCCTCCTGCGCCACTGGCACGAAAGCGCCGTCCGCCGAGAAAATTAAGCTGATTCCTTGGGTGGCAGCCAGTAGGCAGAGCCGTTTCGTTCCCGCTGGAGCAGGCCGTGTTCAAACAGTTCGCGGCGGAGTAGAGCCGGGTCGCAGAACGTGTGATGTTCATTGAGGAGCTGGTTTACCTCGCGTTCGGTGTAGGTTTTGCCCGCAGCGAATTTTTCAGCCAGGTACCACAACACCAGCGTTTGCACCCGCGCTCGATTGCGCTTGGACGGCCAGCGCGTCACCCGGCCCTGGTCATCCAGGTAGGGCTGGAGTTCTGTAAAGTCGATCATTTCACCCCGCTCCTCCGTCTAATTTGGGATTTTGGATTCGTGATTTTGGCTCACGATCTGAGGTAGGTTTGCAAAGTGCCAACCTGAATCCCCGATTTCCAATTCCTACACTATGCCGCAACTCGATTTCGCCCGCCTGAATGAACCGCACTACTGGCTATGCAACGCCCATGTTCCCCGGCCGCTGCTGCCTGATTCGCTGGTGTTGCCTGAGTCGGCGGGCATTCTGGCGCAGGATAACCTGGCGCAGGTGGATCTGGAAATTTTAGATGGCGCAATTCGCAGGATTTGCCCCAGTGCGGATGCGGCGGGTGAGGCAGGAGGAGAACCCGTGCCGACGGTTGACCTGAAGGGCGGCATGGTGTGGGCTGGGCTGGTCGATTTGCATACGCATCTGGATAAGGGGCACGTTTGGGGGCGATCGCCCAACTATTCTGCAACCTTTGAGGAAGCGCTGGAGACGATCCGCGCAGATGCCAGCAAACACTGGGATGCAGAGGATGTCTATCGCCGCATGGAGTTTGGGCTAAAGTGCAGCTATGCCCACGGCACGACTGCCCTCCGCACCCATATAGATTCCTTTGGCGACCAAGCGGCGGTGAGTTGGAGCGTGTTTAATGCGCTTCAGCAAGACTGGAGCGATCGCCTCGCGCTAAAAGCCGTTTCCCTGGTAACACTGGACTATTACCAAACTCCAGAGGGCGAAATCTTGGCCGATCTAGTTGCCGAGATGGGCGGCATTCTGGGCGGCGTGACGGAAATGGGCCCCCATTTGGAAGCCCAGCTTGATCGCCTGTTTACCCTGGCCATTGATCGGGGCCTCGACATCGATCTGCACACCGACGAAAGCGGCGACCCCAACGACATTACCCTGCGCTACGTGGCCGAGGCCGCCCTGCGCCGCGATTTTCGCGGGCAGATTGTCTGCGGCCACTGTTGCAGCCTGGCCGTGCAGTCTGACGACGAAGCCCAGAAAACCATCGATCTGGTGAAAGCTGCCCGCATCGGCGTGGTCAGCCTGCCCATGTGCAATCTGTATCTGCAAGACCGAAATCAGCGCTCGGCCCTCAGGGGGCAGGTGGCGGCGGCTCACCCAGGCACTCACCCACCCGCCCTGCGACAGACACCCACCCGCACCCCCCGCTGGCGCGGCATTACGCTGCTGCACGAACTGAAACATGCGGGCGTTCCGGTGGCGATCGCCAGCGACAACTGCCGCGATCCGTTCTATGGCTTTGGCGACCACGACGGGCTGGAGGTGTTCACCCAGGGCGTACGGATTGCCCAGCTCGATGCGCCCTATGGCGACTGGAGCCGGGTCGTGACGACCACACCGGCCGACCTGATGGGCCTGCCCACCGTGGGCCGCATTGCGCCAGGGCTACCCGCCGATCTGATTCTCTGCGCGGCTCGCTACTTCAGCGAACTGCTGGCCCGTCCCCAAGGCGATCGCACGGTATTGCGCCAGGGCAAACCTATCGACACAACCCTGCCCGACTACGCAGAGCTAGACGATCTGCTGCTGAAGTAGCGCTGAACTAGATTGCCCAGGGCAGCACTAACACCGGAACTGACGCAGTGGACTGGTTTCCCGCGAGTACCGCCTGCAAGCTGCGAACCATACTTCTGATTTAGGACTTACGCAGTTGGACGATTTCTGGCAAGTGCGTAAGTCCTGTGATTTTTCAATACTAAAAACTTATCGCCTGGGGAAAGGGCTTGCCTGTAGTAGAGGGGGATACAGTTCTCAGCCGTCTGTCCGTCTTAGCATCGGCTAGGATCTCGACCGCTCAAGCACCTACAGGTTTTTCCTTCAAATTCCTATGACTGCCATTTTCACCCTGCCTCGGGATTGCACCTTCAGCCCTTCTGATTGGGAAGTGCTTGCCCCATTTTGGTATCCCGTTGCCTTTGCCCACGACGTTACCGATAAGCCCGTGGGGGTGCGCCTGCTCGACGAGCGGCTAGTGCTTTACCGGGCGGGCGACGGCGGCGTAATAGCAGCAAAAGACCTCTGCCTGCATCGCGGCGCTCCCCTCAGCATGGGCTGGGTTGAAGATGGCGAACTGGTCTGCGCCTACCACGGCGTTCGGTATACCCAGGACGGCCAATGCGTCTGCATTCCGGCTGCCCCCGATGCCGCAATTCCCAAGCGTCTCCGCCTCACGACCTACCCGGTGCGAGAGCAGTACGGACTGATCTGGGTACGGCTGGTGGACAATGGCCCGGTTCCCTTTCCCGAATTTGATGCGTGGGATAACCCCGACTACATCCAGATCATTCCCGATTCGGTTTATCTAGATGCGGCGGCGGGTCGTCAAATCGAGGGCTTTCTGGATGTCAGCCACTTTGCCTTTGTCCACAAAGACTCCTTTGGGGAGCGGGATAATCCTGAAGTGCCCGACTATCCCGTGACCTTCACCGAGGGCGGATTTACGGCGGACTACGTGAGTTCCGTCAGCAATCTGCCCCACGGCTACAAAC
The Thermoleptolyngbya sichuanensis A183 DNA segment above includes these coding regions:
- a CDS encoding DUF6671 family protein is translated as MSSYWFAGRTAILATMHRKEAAIAPLLTSAFALEIVVPDGFDSDQFGTFTRDIKRPADQLATARLKAMHALEHLGAALGTELAIASEGSFGPHPLMPYVPLNRELVLLVDRRHGLEIAGHAATPDTNYSHQQVDSLEAALKFAQSAGFPSHGLVVMPAAEGSDPTEIHKGITQEDQFREIVTATLKRHGRAHLETDMRAMMNPTRMKAIALATQDLIRKLQQTCPQCHAPGFDVGDRQPGLPCALCHAPTSLTLAALYRCAQCGFTETVRYPDGQDFADPAHCAYCNP
- a CDS encoding urease accessory protein UreH domain-containing protein produces the protein MVDLLLVMTLGFLGSFGHCVGMCGPLTAAFSLAKVQDKPPTPWQQFIFHVLLNMGRVLSYALVGLAIGAVGSVVLAGGQFAGVGSLARRLMALLTGGLLVWFGLVQVVPNGLPKVPLLHPLAPGRLHERLGRLIQRLGKRSHVATPLLLGAVWGLFPCGFLYAAQIKAADTGNPWLGSATMLAFGLGTLPTMLGVGTSAAWLSADQRSQFYRLGGWVTLSIGLLTLLRTGDMMTDFTGHASLLCLMLALVARPLSRLWSGLLRVRRALGVGAFVLAAAHTLHMAEHTWGWNWQAIAFMLPQHQGAIAAGAAALLAMLPAALTSFDRAQKWLGETWRPLHLLSVPALLLATIHAIAIGSTYLGVSPTGWHWAGAIALSGATLSVLLLRGRWVWKWFGQEEWYAEVPSRRS
- the grxC gene encoding glutaredoxin 3, with the protein product MTANVEIYTWSTCPFCIRAKALLNKKGVDFTEYCIDGDEAARAEMADRANGRRSLPQIFIDGVHVGGCDDLHALDRQGKLDAMLAGV
- the gshB gene encoding glutathione synthase: MKLAFIIDPIHRLDPGHDTSVALMEAAQQMGHEVWITEANRLSVVGGRAYAQLQPVRLVPVELVEGRWVAAEVWFELGDRQFLPLDSLDAVFMRTDPPVDIPYLYATYVLDYVNPDRTRVINAPAGLRAANEKMYALQFMGAIPETIVTADKQVIREFVERQGAAVMKPLGGKAGEGILFAEPGDRNLNSLIEISTQQFRVPIMVQEYLPAAKDGDKRVILLNGEPIGAVNRIPTGKEFRGNMAVGGRVAAVEITERDRQICAQLAPTLRRDGLIFVGIDIIGGYLTEVNVTSPTGIREIDRLNDVRLGQQVMDWLSQSQGIEP
- a CDS encoding ABC transporter substrate-binding protein, with protein sequence MSQLWYPSGRSPLKRRKFLQYGAIAAGTGLVAACASQAPTSTEAPASPAAGASPASGELTKITYGTNWYAQAEHGGFYQAVATGLYKDAGLDVTISMGGPQVNGTQLLMGGAIDFFMGYAADAIKAVEEGIPKVTVAAIFQKDPQILMAHPGTADSLEDLKGRPIFISSSANVTYWPFLRAKFGFTDDQKRPYNFNPGPFLQDKQTAQQGYLSSEPLAIKKEGGFDPVVFLMADYGYEPYSTTIECKRELVESNPDLVQRFVDASIKGWYSYLYGDPSPGNELIKKDNPEMTDEQIAYGIEKMKEYGIVDSGDAQVKGIGAMTEERWKSFYDTMAAEGVFKPETDYTQAYTLQFVNKGPDAYKV
- a CDS encoding ABC transporter ATP-binding protein, with the protein product MNTPAAFTLSDVSKVYSNGTVALHNLDLTVHEGQFVSLLGPSGCGKSTVLRMVAGLGKMSSGNLYWGSSSQRKLAYVFQEAALMPWATVEDNVALPLKLAGLSKSAAREAVQEAIALVALQGFEKAYPRELSGGMRMRVSIARALVTKPEILLMDEPFGALDEMTRSKLNSDLLNLWGQKQWTVVFVTHNIYEAVYLSNRVVVMAARPGRVVADVAIAAPYPRTEEFRTTPLFNDYCRDISNSLSRAAGQTAALHPSDSVSASVVNQPA
- a CDS encoding ABC transporter permease codes for the protein MLALWELGVRLTNTPPYILPGPILVLQTLVREWGTLFPSLLITMKITLFAFLAAVVSGLLVSVLFTQSKWIERSFFPYAVILQTTPIVAIAPLIILWVRQLVPGTASTFVSLVICAWLVAFFPILSNTTLGLNSADHNLINLFQLYRASRWQTLRYLRLPSALPYFLGGLRISGGLALIGAVVAEFVAGTGGTSSGLAYQILISSFNLQIPRMFAALLLTTVLGILIFVLLTMLSDRLLRHWHESAVRREN
- a CDS encoding DUF2087 domain-containing protein, with the protein product MIDFTELQPYLDDQGRVTRWPSKRNRARVQTLVLWYLAEKFAAGKTYTEREVNQLLNEHHTFCDPALLRRELFEHGLLQRERNGSAYWLPPKESA
- a CDS encoding cytosine deaminase, translating into MPQLDFARLNEPHYWLCNAHVPRPLLPDSLVLPESAGILAQDNLAQVDLEILDGAIRRICPSADAAGEAGGEPVPTVDLKGGMVWAGLVDLHTHLDKGHVWGRSPNYSATFEEALETIRADASKHWDAEDVYRRMEFGLKCSYAHGTTALRTHIDSFGDQAAVSWSVFNALQQDWSDRLALKAVSLVTLDYYQTPEGEILADLVAEMGGILGGVTEMGPHLEAQLDRLFTLAIDRGLDIDLHTDESGDPNDITLRYVAEAALRRDFRGQIVCGHCCSLAVQSDDEAQKTIDLVKAARIGVVSLPMCNLYLQDRNQRSALRGQVAAAHPGTHPPALRQTPTRTPRWRGITLLHELKHAGVPVAIASDNCRDPFYGFGDHDGLEVFTQGVRIAQLDAPYGDWSRVVTTTPADLMGLPTVGRIAPGLPADLILCAARYFSELLARPQGDRTVLRQGKPIDTTLPDYAELDDLLLK
- a CDS encoding aromatic ring-hydroxylating dioxygenase subunit alpha translates to MTAIFTLPRDCTFSPSDWEVLAPFWYPVAFAHDVTDKPVGVRLLDERLVLYRAGDGGVIAAKDLCLHRGAPLSMGWVEDGELVCAYHGVRYTQDGQCVCIPAAPDAAIPKRLRLTTYPVREQYGLIWVRLVDNGPVPFPEFDAWDNPDYIQIIPDSVYLDAAAGRQIEGFLDVSHFAFVHKDSFGERDNPEVPDYPVTFTEGGFTADYVSSVSNLPHGYKHLSPPGFQWRRLFQAWLPFTVKLSVTFPNGMLHILNAASPISARKTRVFSPLCRNFDKDAPLEETLAFNHQVFGEDKEIVEELWPEDLPINLADEVHIAGDKSSITYRKLLAKLGLGRSFTS